The genomic interval GCGCCGTACTTGTTGATAAGTGGAAGAGGATCAATGACATTTCCCTTACTTTTGCTCATTTTTTCACCTTTTTCATCTACTCCATATCCCATTATCCATGCACTATCCCATGGGATTTGATCAGTAAGATATAGACATCTCAAGATCGTGTAGTAAAGCCAAGTTCTAACAATGTCTTTGCCTTGAGGTCTAACTCTTGTAGGATAAGTTTTTTTGAAAAATTCTTTGTCCTTGTCAAACTTTGTGATAAAAAGTGGAGTTATGCTAGAGTCCATCCATGTGTCAAAAATCCTTTTTTCTCCTTCAAACTTGTTATTATTACACTTGTTGCACTTGTCAAATGGAGGGTCTTCCTCCCAGGGTTTGTAATATCTGCCTGGCTGAGGCAAATTTGGGCTATTACATTCGGTACAATACCATATCGGGATCTCAGTTCCATAAAATCTCCTTCTTGATATTGGCCAGTCAATAGCAATCGAATTTATCCAGTTAACAAGTATTTGTCTATGCATTTCGGGGTAAAATTTGATGACTTTGGATCTTTCTAGTAATTCTGACTTTTTATCAACTTGCTTTAGATAATAATCCTCAAGAGAGATTATTTCTATTTGAGTTTTACTCCTCTCACAAAGTGGTGTTCTATGTGTAATGCTTTCTATCTTTTCTACTAATCCCTGAGATGTTAGTTTGTCTATTATCTTGTCTCTTGCTTCTTTTATCTTGAGATTGGCAAACTCTCCGGCAAATTCTGTGGTTCTCCCATTCATATCAATGGATCTGATTTCAGGTAAACCTAATTCCCTAAATAGTTGAACATCCTTAAGATCACCGTAACTACATATCATAACTGCTCCTGATCCAAAATCCTTGTCAGCAGAGTGGTGAGGTATTATTTTTACTTCCCTGTTAAATAATGGAATTTTCAAGACTTTTCCTTGAATCTCTGTATAACGCTCATCTTCTGGGTTCACAATTATGGCTTGACAGGAGAAGAGTAGCTCCGGTCTAGTAGTTGCAATAACAATCCTGTCGTTACTATTATTCAGATAAAATGTTATGTAAACTAATCTTGTTTCAATATTTGAGTAAATAATTTCTGCATCAGCTATCGTTGTACCACAGTCAATACAATAATTATTTGGTCTATTGCCAAGATATACAAAACCCTTATTCCACATTTCAATAAAAGTTGCCTGTGTAAATGCCCTAAAGTCAGACGAATCAGTTTGATACTTTTGACTGAAATTTGCACTTAGACCAAGACTAGCCAAAATTTCCATAAATTCGCTTTCAGTTTCATCCAATGTAAGTTTGCAAAGTTTTAAGAACTCTCTTCTTTCAGTGTTTCTCATCCTTATTTTGTATTTTTTCTCTGTATGAATTTCTACAGGAATTCCATTACGATCTACTCCAATAGGAAAGATCACTTTCAATCCCTTTAAACGTGCAAACCTAGCAATCATGTCAATTTGTGAGTAATGAGCAGCTGCTCCAATATGCCATGGCCTCCCGGAGGGATAGGGTGGGGGAGTATCTATAACAAAATATTTTTCGTTGCTTTGATTTGTTGCATCAATATCATAAATATTACTAACTTTCCAATCTTGCAAAATTTTTTTTTCTATATCTGACGACCAGGTCTTTTCTGTAATCTTTGAACTCAAAGCTTAATTTGTAATATTCTTTAATCAATTAGTTATGAATCTTCCTAGAATTATTGAAGGAGATGAGATTGATTTGTATTTTATTAAATCTATCACGGCCGAAGTGTGAAAATCTTCATCTTTTAACTTATCTAATACCATAATGACCACAGAAATCTCTCTTTTTATCATCATTAAAAGTAAGGGCCATAGACGAGTGATTACATATAATATCTATTCAAAAATACTAAAGATTTTAGGACTAAGCTGGTGATACAAATTCGCTGCAAAAAGAGTCATCAATTAACGCTATCATAGTATTTTTGAATTTAGGATTAAATCTTCTTGATCAATTGTTTAGATATATGAAAGTATATGCGCCCCTTTATTGACCCCTTCATATATATAAACACCTAACGCCTGAACATTGGATGGCATTTTACTTGAGAGCATGGCAATTATTTCAGTAGATAGGTTTTCTACAGTAGCCTCTCCATCTAAAAGATATGTTGTATATTTAGGCACTTTTAAATCAAAATAACCCTTGGGCCCATCAAATTCTATAAAAAAGTGATCTCCTTCCTCTTTCTTTAGATATTTCTTATTGATGAAGAATTTATGATCTATTTGATACAAGGCTTCCTTTATGATTTTCTTTGCTTCTGAGAAGTCAATTACTAAATTATTTTTCATTTCTCCTATGATTTCAACCATAATTGTTGAAGTATGACCATGGATTATCGAACATTTTTCTACCAATGGAAGTATATGTGCGTAGTCAAAGGCCAAGGATGGATCTTCTATAAAAATCGATCCAATTTGTTCACTCTGTTTATCAAACATGAACATACTATCCATCTCATTAATTTTTCCCAGATACGATGACTTCCCTAAAGCAATCAGGTCTAGTAGTGGAAACTTTTCCTTAATTATTCTGAATTCACTCATGTCGGAATCGTCCTCTATTATTTTGATATATTTATCACCAATCTTAAAATCCATGTTTAAATCAGAATCATTAAAGCTATTGTTATATTCATATTCTATTTTAAGAAAATCCAATAGTTTTGATATCGAATATCCAGTTCTATTTTCAATTAGGTCCTTTTTTTGACCTATAAACTTTAGATCTTTATCCAAATCTATTAATTATTACCATCTCTCTATTATAATTATTACAAATATATTTTGAAGGTATCAAATCATAAAAAATGCTGATATCTGAGGAATTAACCCTCCGTCTATATTCTACCGTTGAGACTTTCATAAAAAATACCGATCAAGTTGTCATTGCATTTTCGGGAGGAGTCGATAGTTCTATATTGGCAAAAATTTGCAAAGATGTAGGTAAACAAGTTTATTTAGTTACTATAGGTTTTCCAAATTCTCATGATCTTCTTTTCTCAAAGTCCATATCTAATCTTCTTGCTTTACAGTCGAATCATATGACTTTTGAAATCACCCAGAATGATATGCTAAACGATATTAAATATGTGCAAGATAATCTGTCTTGCAACAATCTTTCACATGTTGAAAATTGCATTGCCTTTTACCAGATTAGTCGGTTCATTAGAAATAATAGATTAAGTGACTTTTTTCTTACTGCTAATGGATTCGACGAACTATTTTGTGGGTACGATAGATACAGATCTTTTTATCAAGAGGGCGAGGCAGCAATAAACAAATACATGGAAGAAAAATTGGCAAACGAAGCTCATATGATGAAAGAAATCTCTGAAGTAATTAGTGAATTAGGTATTAATTCCTATCAACCTTTCCTATCAGAATCATTTATCAAATATTCTAAAAATATATCTCTAAATTACAAAATAAGGAGTTCAGATGATCTATTACGGAAGCATATCTTAAGAGATATAGCTTTGAAAATAGGTGTTCCTAAAGAATCTGCTTTACACCCTAAAAAGGCTATTCAGTACGGCTCCAATATTCACAAATTTATAGTTAAAAATAAGGACATCTTATCATAGAATTTTTATCTCATTTGTTTATCTATTTCTTGTTATATCGATTTAGCCTTATTGATTATGTCAATGATCCCCTATCGAATATGAGTCACTAAGAGTGACTCATATTAATTAACATAACCTATAGTTAGTGTGGGAGAGTATACTTGTAATCAATGCAATAAAAATTTTAAGAGAAAATGGAATGCTTTACGTCACAATGAGAAAATACATCACGAATTGGCAATAATTCATAATAAATCTAACGGATTCATATTTCAAAATAGCAAGAAGTCAAATGATGTAACAAATTTCGACCCTCTATATGAAAATGAGATTCAAGAACAAAATATCGTAGATATTTTTGGAAAGTTGATGCATCCATTTGCTGAATTAGAAAAAGAATTGGATGGCATTACAGAAAGCGCCAAAATAAACTATCTTTGTACTCTCGTTGTTGGAGCATTAAATAGTTCTGATCCGGTTAAGATGCTTCAAGATGCTTTGCATTTTAACCGGTCCGTAAAGGGAAAAGTAAAAATAGTATCCTATGTAGCCAGGGGATTGCATATTCCTAATATTCAGGCAGAGCAATATCTAAATGAAATAATAAAAAGTAGTAAATATTTTAAAAACTATGCTAAGCTAAATAATACTAGAATTTGATTCTCCAATGGGTTGGGACTGATTAATAGGTAAATAGTTTAAAGATGGGCGACTTGCTACCTATCGATTAAAAAATGACTGAATTTTTGCTATGTCAGGACTTTGATCCCGGTATGTCTTCTTTGTTCCGTACAAATGAGCGGATAGCCAGAAAAATACTTAAATCACATGTTTCTGTTATCTGAAATTTGCCTACTGTACAAATATCTTCTCTTTTCGGTTCGTATTAAGTAAATGATTCCAACTACCAATACTATTTCTAGAGATTTATCAATAATACCTGCCATATCGACATCTTCAGGATGAGCGTTTGGCGAAAGTGGAGGAGGAAAAGTAACCGAGTAAACGTACAAGCCAATCAACACTAAAGAACCCGCTAAACCTATCGAATTTAATATCTTTGACTTTTTATAGTATTCTTTTGATATGAATTTCTTATCAGTTTTCTTGATGGCTAGTCTATCATCAGAGAAGATCAAAAAGATATATGAAATTCCATAAAATAGTTGTCCTCCAGCTGCAGATAACAAGAATATGCTATATTCGAGCCTCAATGTCGCATGACCTGAATATACTGCAAGGTGAACTATAGCTGCACCAACTGCCAAAAATAGGACTGAATACTTGATAAACTCATCATTTGATATAGGATTTGTTTTACTTTTTCTTCTGCTTAAAAACATCCATGCAAGTACGGACCCGACTATCAAAATTACTCCTGAAATTGAGCCATATATTACAGCAATGAAAATAAATCCAAATGTTTCTCCGATGGATATATTAAATACAGCCCTTTCACAATTGCAGTTCGAACTATCACCCAAAATGGCTCGAGGAGGGGGAACGGTATTGAGTATTTCAGCAGGACTAGCATCATCGTTTAAGAGACTTAGCACAATTTGGAAATTTCCAGTTTTAGGAAAGATATACGGAATTTGAAAATCTCCAATTTCAACCATGGTCCAAGGAAAAGCTGCTATGCGTTCATTTGTAAGTGTAGAATAAATTTCAACCATGACCACTTTATTGTTAACGTCTCTTCCTTGTTTATCTTGAATACTGAATTGAATATATGAAGTCTCATTGGATTTTGGATATTCTGGTTCCATTTGTTGAAAAACTGAAAATTCATTTCCTATTCCTATTTGTCCATTATTATAGTGTGCAGAATGGCTAAAGTGACCGTATACTGATATTTCAATTGACGAAGTGAGAAAAAAGAGTGAAAAAAATGAAGAGATTACTATAATAACAATTAAGGAGGTTGTAAAAGAATTAAAATGAATACTTCTACAATGAATCATTATTACTTAATATTTGAGATCCAGTTATAAAAAACTGTCTTTATTTCATTATCACTGCGAAAATTGTAACAACCGATCAAGAACCAAATCATGATTGGTAATTTCATTGTTGATTATTGTGATTGCGCCGTTTATTGTGGATTGAGGTTAGATTTGATCCTCAGTTTGCAATCATGTGAGAGTATTTGAGAATGTTAACTTTCATTTTTTTGCTGCCTTGAAGTGAACAAAAAGTAAATAATGATAAATGTTATTATTTCCTTGGTAGGTAACATTCAATCATTCAATA from Candidatus Nitrosocosmicus hydrocola carries:
- a CDS encoding valine--tRNA ligase, with the translated sequence MSSKITEKTWSSDIEKKILQDWKVSNIYDIDATNQSNEKYFVIDTPPPYPSGRPWHIGAAAHYSQIDMIARFARLKGLKVIFPIGVDRNGIPVEIHTEKKYKIRMRNTERREFLKLCKLTLDETESEFMEILASLGLSANFSQKYQTDSSDFRAFTQATFIEMWNKGFVYLGNRPNNYCIDCGTTIADAEIIYSNIETRLVYITFYLNNSNDRIVIATTRPELLFSCQAIIVNPEDERYTEIQGKVLKIPLFNREVKIIPHHSADKDFGSGAVMICSYGDLKDVQLFRELGLPEIRSIDMNGRTTEFAGEFANLKIKEARDKIIDKLTSQGLVEKIESITHRTPLCERSKTQIEIISLEDYYLKQVDKKSELLERSKVIKFYPEMHRQILVNWINSIAIDWPISRRRFYGTEIPIWYCTECNSPNLPQPGRYYKPWEEDPPFDKCNKCNNNKFEGEKRIFDTWMDSSITPLFITKFDKDKEFFKKTYPTRVRPQGKDIVRTWLYYTILRCLYLTDQIPWDSAWIMGYGVDEKGEKMSKSKGNVIDPLPLINKYGADAFRFWSASETNLGYDFRCSELKIQGAQKFLSKLWNIGRFISNFEVIEESSKPQELNSTDKWILAELSKATEKCLEGYEELNFFIPANVLREFTWNIFAAHYIEMIKGRAYNTESVDDRKSALYTIHKCFKTILLLLEPISPFITFELWSKIYGVKEVISSQRKIPIIEKGYESFELSTQSIVKFNSDIWNKKKETLSEITNKPLSLKDPIKTKIPTELELFKDDLIVMHNIITE
- a CDS encoding 6-pyruvoyl trahydropterin synthase family protein, whose amino-acid sequence is MDKDLKFIGQKKDLIENRTGYSISKLLDFLKIEYEYNNSFNDSDLNMDFKIGDKYIKIIEDDSDMSEFRIIKEKFPLLDLIALGKSSYLGKINEMDSMFMFDKQSEQIGSIFIEDPSLAFDYAHILPLVEKCSIIHGHTSTIMVEIIGEMKNNLVIDFSEAKKIIKEALYQIDHKFFINKKYLKKEEGDHFFIEFDGPKGYFDLKVPKYTTYLLDGEATVENLSTEIIAMLSSKMPSNVQALGVYIYEGVNKGAHILSYI
- a CDS encoding asparagine synthase C-terminal domain-containing protein, which translates into the protein MLISEELTLRLYSTVETFIKNTDQVVIAFSGGVDSSILAKICKDVGKQVYLVTIGFPNSHDLLFSKSISNLLALQSNHMTFEITQNDMLNDIKYVQDNLSCNNLSHVENCIAFYQISRFIRNNRLSDFFLTANGFDELFCGYDRYRSFYQEGEAAINKYMEEKLANEAHMMKEISEVISELGINSYQPFLSESFIKYSKNISLNYKIRSSDDLLRKHILRDIALKIGVPKESALHPKKAIQYGSNIHKFIVKNKDILS